One Arachis hypogaea cultivar Tifrunner chromosome 18, arahy.Tifrunner.gnm2.J5K5, whole genome shotgun sequence genomic window, TTTATATGCTAAATAGAGACATTTTAAAAATAACACGTAAAAAGTATATATTAATCGACGGTAACATTACTCTTAGCAGTAGATGTGATATTGGGTCTGAAAACCAGTGACATTTTCATTATGGCAATTTTGTGCTTACAGCTCATAGTGTTGATCATGGATTGGATTGAAACGGAACCTTTATGAATTATGACAGTTATGTGTTTTGGCCCTTTCTAATTCTTCCACCCGAATAACTACATAAATATGCAAGTATATGTACCATCTTCTCTGATAACTAACCTCGATCTTCTATTCTCAAATTTGTACTCATGATAGCCATAGTGAGAGAAATGACATCAGCAATAACACATATGCTGACGCAACCAactatattttgtgacaatagcCAAATCCAATAACCAAATCTGGCTAAACATATTCTCTGGCCCTACAACAAACGAAGATACTATTTAAGGATTTCAAATAAAATGTGGTAgtacatttttttattagtttaattttgcaTCGATTATTTCCTTTTTAATCTctcaatcaaaattaaaattctaaaaattgaaCTGAACATTCGGAACCATGACCAAAACTCGATAGTGAACTTAAAGTTGAAGGTGATATTATGTATAAGTCTCAAGAACTAAAGCTCGTACCtttatgcgccacacttcttGACGCTTGCATTTCCtcaaagaatttgaagaatttgaAACGAATCCACGCGGTCACCATTACCTTAGGAATTTCAAGCCATGACTTCATTCGAACCAAGCTCGTTTCTTGCTACGCTTCCTGCGCCCAGTTGCACCATGCAAATACAATATTCTCCTTCGCAAATCGCAAACCCACTTTCCTCTTCAACGCTCTCATCAGAGCCCATTCCAACCTCAACAATTTTGCCCAATCGCTCTCCCTGTTCCGCTTCATGGTTCTCTCATACAAGCAGTTTGATCGCCACACGTTCCCTTCTGTGCTCAAGTCTTGCGCTGGATTATCGTCGCTGAGGCTCGGTAAACAGGTCCATGGAGCAGTTGTGGTTAATGGGTTTTCCTTTGACTTGGCAAATTTGAATGCTTTGATAAGCATGTATGCGAAATGTGGTGACTTGGCTTGTGCCCGCAAGGTGTTTGATGGAATGCTTGAGAGGAACGTGGTTATCTGGACAACTATGATGGCGGGTTATGGGATGCATGGAATGTTTGGGGAGGTGTTTGAGATGTTTGATAGGATGGTGGAGGCTGGGGAGAGGCCTGATGGCGTGAGTTTGACGGCGGTGTTGTCGGCGTGTAGCCATGGCGGATTTGTGGAGAAGGGAAGGGAGTATTTTGAGATGATGGAGGTGAAGTTTGGTATTAAGCCAGGGCTGCAGCATTACACTTGTATGGTGGATATGTTGGGGAGGGTTGGGGAGGTTGAGGAAGCAGAGAGGTTGATTTTGAGGATGGAGGT contains:
- the LOC112770807 gene encoding putative pentatricopeptide repeat-containing protein At1g56570, encoding MYKSQELKLVPLCATLLDACISSKNLKNLKRIHAVTITLGISSHDFIRTKLVSCYASCAQLHHANTIFSFANRKPTFLFNALIRAHSNLNNFAQSLSLFRFMVLSYKQFDRHTFPSVLKSCAGLSSLRLGKQVHGAVVVNGFSFDLANLNALISMYAKCGDLACARKVFDGMLERNVVIWTTMMAGYGMHGMFGEVFEMFDRMVEAGERPDGVSLTAVLSACSHGGFVEKGREYFEMMEVKFGIKPGLQHYTCMVDMLGRVGEVEEAERLILRMEVEPDEALWGALLGACRNHGKVEVAERIAERVCGREFSLASSV